The nucleotide sequence TTTCGCTTTCGCATTTACCCAAACATTGAAACGCTTTGGTTTCCCATTATCATAAACATCGATTGCCAAAGGAAATTCGAAAGGCTGATCCTGAGATTGATTAATTACTAAAGTAACTTGTTTTTTTACAGGTTCATAAGTTGAAGTATAATTCAACTTTGGGTGTCCGCTTCCAAAATACCATTGGTTGAAGAACCAATTCAAATCCTTTCCAGACACTTTCTCAAAAGCTAATCTTAATTGATGAGCTTCTGCATTTTGATATTCATAAGTTTTAAGAAACTCCGTGATTCCTGCGAAGAAAGCATCATCGCCAAGATAATTTCTCAGCATATGAAGAATGCCTCCACCTTTTTGATAAGTTACCAAATCGAAAACATCCTCACGAGAAGCATAATCAAACCTTACCAAATCTTTTTTGAAATCTCCAGGATTGTGAATGTAATGGTTCACATCTTCCATCTGATGATAATCTGCCTGATCTTTCCCGTACTTATATTCGTTCCAGAGATATTCGGAATAATTAGCAAAAGATTCGTTAACGGTTAAGTTGCTCCAGCTTTCTGCCGTAACCAAATCTCCAAACCAATGGTGGAACAATTCGTGAGCAATGGTGTCTTCCCATTTATTCTCATCGATGAGTTGTCCCGGTTTTTGAAGAATATCACTTCCGTGAAGCGTTGCTGTCGTATTTTCCATTGCTCCCGAAACATAATCTCTACCAGAAATCTGTGCATATTTTGCCCAAGGATAATCGTAGCCTAATTTTTTAGAGAAAAACTCAATCATCTCAGGAGTGTTTCCGTAAATCTGTTTTGCATAAGGCTCATATTCTTTCTCGATGTAATAATCAACAGGAATATTTCTCCATTTGTCTTTCACAATCGCGTATTCTCCAACACCCATAAAGAAAAGGTAAGTAGAATGTCTCTTATCCATTACCCAATGGTCGGTTCTCATATTTCCGGATTCTTTTTGAGAATCTTTCAGAATTCCATTGGAAAGAGTTACGTATTTATCAGGAACAGTCATATAGATTTCCTGAGTTGTTTTCTGATTTGATTTATCGATTGTTGGGAACCAAGCCGATGAAGATTCTGTTTCTCCTTGAGTCCAGATTTGCGTTGGCTTGTCCGGATCTTTGCCTTGAGCATTGATGAAATAAAGACCTTTTGCATCGCTGATTGCTTTGCTTCCTTCTTGTTTCACTTCATTCGGACGTGCTGTATATTTGATGTAAACTGTGTAATCCTGATTCTTCTGATAAGTTTTATCAAGCGTGATTTTCAGCTCATCATTTTTATAATCGAATTTAAGAGGCGACTTAGAGCCATTTTTATCCAAAGCCACTTCGTGAATCAGCATTCCTTTTGCATCAAGCACCAGTTCATTGGTTGCATAGAAAAATGGGCTTGCAGTAAGCCATTCTTCACCGTTCATTTGTTCCTTCTGATAATCGAAATTGACTTTCAGTTTGGTATGTTTAAGTTCTGTAGTTTTGGTGTGTGTTGCTCTATAAGGAACATTTCTCCCTGAAGTTTCTGTCTGTGCAAAAGCAACATTTGAATTAAAAATGGCGCCTAGAAAAAGTGCAGCTATGAATATTTTTTTCATTCTTACGAATTTATCTCGTTGATTATTTTAAAGTTTTATAAGTCTTGATTTTTAAAGGTTTGTTACAAAAAAAGTGAAGGTTTTAGCTTCACTATATATTTATTTTCCTAAAATTTTTATTACGTTTTCAGGATTACCTTTTGAGGGTAAAAATAATAAGATTTCAACAGAATCAGTTTGAATATCAAAATATACTTTCACTTGTTTCTTTCCTAACAAAACAAATCGTAGTTTGCTATCAGAATCTACTGTAGGATAAGAAATGATTTTATCATTCAATGATTGTTTAAATTTCTTCAAATCTGTCTTGAATAGTTTTAATTCTTTCTGAGTCCAGCGATAATTCAAAAAATCAGTTATTTCTTGAAGACTTTTAATAGCATCTTTTGAAAAAACTATTTTCATTTTTTTTATTTAAAAATAGAATCAATTAATTCATCTGAAAACTCTTCATATTCGCCATTTTTAATTTGATTTCGGCTTTGTTCAATTAGTTGTTTAAATTCATCAGAATTCTCAATTTCTTCCCAGGAATAAGTTTTATCATCTTCAGTAATCTCAACATTCTTAACTCCTTTTATCTGAGACAAAAGTTTTTTAATGAAAGGAACATCTGCATATTCGTCTAAACTGATTTTAATTTCCATAATATCAGGATTTTATTCAAAGTTAATGAATTTATTACTAAAAATCATATCGCCACAGGCGCTTTAATTCCCGGATGCGGATCATAATTTTCCAACGTAAAATCTTCAAAATCAAAATCAAAAATATCTTTGATTTCTGGATTCAGTTTCATAGTCGGTAAAGGTCTTGTTTCTCTTGAAAGCTGTTTGTTGACTTGCTCAAAATGATTATTATAAATATGAACATCACCAAAAGTGTGAACATAATCGCCAACTTCCAATCCTGTAACCTGCGCAACCATCATCAATAAAAGAGCATAACTCGCAATATTGAAAGGAACTCCCAAGAAAACATCTGCACTTCTCTGATACAATTGAAGCGACAATTTTCCATCAGCTACATAAAACTGAAACAAAGCGTGACAAGGAGCCAAAGCCATATTTGGGATTTCTGCAGCGTTCCAGGCTGAAACTATTAATCTACGGGAATCCGGATTTTTTTTGATTTGTTCAATCACTTCGGAAAGTTGGTCAACCACTTTTCCGTCGGCTCCGCTCCAGCTTCTCCATTGGGCGCCATAAACAGGACCTAAGTCTCCATTTTCATCGGCCCATTCGTCCCAAATTGAAACACCGTTATCTTTCAGATATTTGATATTCGTATCTCCTTTGATAAACCAAAGCAATTCGTAAATAATAGATTTCAAATGAACCTTTTTTGTCGTTACCAAAGGAAAACCTTTCGATAAATCGTAACGTAATTGGTAGCCAAAAACGCTTCGTGTTCCAGTTCCTGTTCTGTCGGTTTTGTCGGTTCCGTTATCTAAAATATGCTGAAGTAAATCTAGGTAGTTTTGCATTTTGAAAGCTAATAATTGGATTACAAAATAAAGAATTTTTAATTGAAATTTTCTTAATTCATAAAATAAAAAGTGACAAAAATAATTGGTACTTCTATAAAATCCTTCGGTTTGTCTATTAGATTTGATATTATTTTCTATATGCAACAACTTTGTTCTCGTAAAACAGACGAACAATGCAAAAATATCTCATCATAGCGCTTTTCATCGGAATCCTTGCTCCGGCTCAAAAAGTATGGACACTTGAGGATTGTCTAGATTAAGCTGTAGAAAACAACATCACCGTGAAAAAAACGGTTTTGGACAAGACAACTGCTTCCCTGAATTACCAACAGCAGAAAAATAACAAACTTCCGACAATCTACGGTTCTTCATCGCTTGGTTTGACGAATGGTTCCAGTATCGACCCGATTACGAGTTCATTTGTGAATCAGAATGTTTTATCAAATAGTTTTGGGTTGAGTGGAAATATGACGATTTATCAAGGAAATAAATTGAATCTTCAAATCGAACAGAATAAAATGATTCTTGACCAGTCTTCACTATATCAGAAACAAGCTGAAAACAGTATCGTTTTGAATGTTTTGAATGCTTACTTACAAGCTTTATATTATTATGAAGGAATCGAAAGTGCAAAATATACGGCAAGTTCTTCCGCTCAGGAATTGAAACTGACTCAGACCAAATTTAAAAACGGAGCCATTTCAAAATTGGATTTGGCAGATGTTGAAACTCAGGATGCGCAGAATCAATACTCGGTTGTGAACAGCGAAAATCTTTACAATCAACAGGTTTTGAAACTGAAACAATTATTGGAACTTGACCCAAGTGTTGATTTTCAAATTGAAAAGATAAAACTGACCGATTTAATGGAATCAATTCCTGATAAACAACAAGTTTTTGCTCAAGCGATAGAAAATCTTCCTGATTTGAAAATTTATGATTCTCAAAATGAGATTCTTGCAAAAGCACTTGAAATCACAAAAGCAGGTTACAAACCGACACTTTCTGCAACTGCCGGCTTGAACACAGGTTTTACGAGCACTCAGGATTATAGTTATTTGAATCAAATCAAGAATAATTTCAACAAATCAGTTGGTTTATCTCTGAACATTCCGATTTTCTCGAAAAAGCAGAATGATACGAATGTGAAATTAGCTCAAATCGATATCGAACAAAATAAACTCGATAAAATCAGTGCAAGCAAGACTTTGTATTCATCCATTGAAACAGCTTGGCAGAATGCAATTGCTAATCAAGCTCAGCAAAAATCTTCGAAAGTGGCAAGAGACAATGCAAAACTCGCTTATGATTTGGCAAGTAAAAAATATGAATTCGGAGGTTTGACAACTACGGAATTGGCTGTAAGCAGAAACACTTATTTGACGAATGAGCAAACGTATCTTCAGTCAAAATATATGGCAGTTTTGTACACTCAGTTACTGAATTTTTATCAAGGGAAAACACTAACTGCTAATTAATAAATTAACAAGAATCAATTAGTTGCCCCAATCCTAAAGGGAGCAAATTGATTTTATTCCACCCTTTAGGTTCGGGGAAAGAATAAAATCAAAATATCAAGATTATGAATCCAAAATATAAAAAATACTTCAAAAATTCCATTATTGTTCTTGTTGCTGCAATTGTCGTA is from Epilithonimonas vandammei and encodes:
- a CDS encoding TolC family protein codes for the protein MDKTTASLNYQQQKNNKLPTIYGSSSLGLTNGSSIDPITSSFVNQNVLSNSFGLSGNMTIYQGNKLNLQIEQNKMILDQSSLYQKQAENSIVLNVLNAYLQALYYYEGIESAKYTASSSAQELKLTQTKFKNGAISKLDLADVETQDAQNQYSVVNSENLYNQQVLKLKQLLELDPSVDFQIEKIKLTDLMESIPDKQQVFAQAIENLPDLKIYDSQNEILAKALEITKAGYKPTLSATAGLNTGFTSTQDYSYLNQIKNNFNKSVGLSLNIPIFSKKQNDTNVKLAQIDIEQNKLDKISASKTLYSSIETAWQNAIANQAQQKSSKVARDNAKLAYDLASKKYEFGGLTTTELAVSRNTYLTNEQTYLQSKYMAVLYTQLLNFYQGKTLTAN
- a CDS encoding M1 family metallopeptidase, with product MKKIFIAALFLGAIFNSNVAFAQTETSGRNVPYRATHTKTTELKHTKLKVNFDYQKEQMNGEEWLTASPFFYATNELVLDAKGMLIHEVALDKNGSKSPLKFDYKNDELKITLDKTYQKNQDYTVYIKYTARPNEVKQEGSKAISDAKGLYFINAQGKDPDKPTQIWTQGETESSSAWFPTIDKSNQKTTQEIYMTVPDKYVTLSNGILKDSQKESGNMRTDHWVMDKRHSTYLFFMGVGEYAIVKDKWRNIPVDYYIEKEYEPYAKQIYGNTPEMIEFFSKKLGYDYPWAKYAQISGRDYVSGAMENTTATLHGSDILQKPGQLIDENKWEDTIAHELFHHWFGDLVTAESWSNLTVNESFANYSEYLWNEYKYGKDQADYHQMEDVNHYIHNPGDFKKDLVRFDYASREDVFDLVTYQKGGGILHMLRNYLGDDAFFAGITEFLKTYEYQNAEAHQLRLAFEKVSGKDLNWFFNQWYFGSGHPKLNYTSTYEPVKKQVTLVINQSQDQPFEFPLAIDVYDNGKPKRFNVWVNAKAKNTFTFDSSKTPDLININADGILVTDVTETKTPEQSFLQFTGSKEYKSKSIALSNIKEDAGKNPAAIKLFAAALKDPFFRIREQALEQIDLTIPEQAKALTADVEKLASNDPKTLVQAAAISALVKTKNAKYSSIYEKGLNAISNAVKGSSLAGIAELDPTKAAASIEKIDLDGASDDLISKLLPIIVKNKIEKQMPAIGTTVAFYPFIKFQNPTLGKSAEDGYNWIMSSDNLKATEKITKVLQQAKSQMPDNPQIKMMISQMLKDGLNKKMEVLKNNPNSPTINQQIDAINKTIESYK
- a CDS encoding thymidylate synthase, producing MQNYLDLLQHILDNGTDKTDRTGTGTRSVFGYQLRYDLSKGFPLVTTKKVHLKSIIYELLWFIKGDTNIKYLKDNGVSIWDEWADENGDLGPVYGAQWRSWSGADGKVVDQLSEVIEQIKKNPDSRRLIVSAWNAAEIPNMALAPCHALFQFYVADGKLSLQLYQRSADVFLGVPFNIASYALLLMMVAQVTGLEVGDYVHTFGDVHIYNNHFEQVNKQLSRETRPLPTMKLNPEIKDIFDFDFEDFTLENYDPHPGIKAPVAI